The nucleotide window GCATTGAGTGGCGTTGGAGACTGAAGAAGAAAGCCTATAGGTGCGCTAGGGTTCACGGAGACTTCCACCCATGGAACATACTGTTCCGTGAGGGAACAGACTTCACAGTCCTAGACAGAAGTAGGGGCGAGTGGGGTGAGCCAGCGGACGACCTAGCGGCCATGACAATAAATTACTTATTCTACTCGCTACAGGCATACGGCGAAATGAAAGATCCATTTAAGAGGCTGTTTGAGCTATTCTGGGAGAACTATTTAGACAAGACTGGAGACGAAGAAATTCTAACAGTCATACAACCATACTACGCATGGAGAGGACTAGTAATAGCATCACCAATATGGTACCCAAACCTAACAAAAGAAACAAGAACAAAAATATTCAACTTCATAAAAAATGTTTTAGAAGTAAGGAAGATAAACCTTAAGGATGTTAATTCCTTATTATAGGAAGATAGAAGATAAAGAAAGTCTTTTGTAATAAAATTTATAAACTTCATAACCTCTATTGAAACTTTGGGGCGGATGAATATGAAAAGTGTAGGGAAAATATCTTTGGCTATATTAATGACACTATGCGTAGCGATAGCACTACCAGTAAACTTCTCGGTGTCCGAGGAAATACCTTACGGTCCATTTCCAGATACAATAATAATCTTTCGTCATGCCGCCGAAGCTACAGTATTACCAATGATAGAAAGAGGTGATATGGATACTTGGCTATATTACTTGATATCTCCAGAGAACGTGAAAAAGGCTGAGGAAACACCAGGAATTAAAGTTATAAAAACCTATGGTGGCTCAATACAACTATTGGTAAATCCATTAGAAACTACCGAAGGTTTCAATCCATTTTCAATAAGGGAGATTAGAGAAGCGCTTAACTGGCTTATCGATCGGCACTTCATCGTCAACGAAATATATCACGGTAGGGGTGTGCCTCGATGGACAATGTTTAGAACAGTTTCCCCAGATTACTCTAGGATAATAGAATTCGCTAAATCACTTGAAGCTAAATATGGTTATGACTTTGAAAAGGCTAAGGCTCAAATATTTGAGGCTTTAACTAAGGCTGGTGCCGAATATAAGGAAGGTAAATGGTATTATAATGGCGAGCCCATAACCATAAACTTCCTAATAAGACCTGAAGATGAGAGAAAAGATTTGGGAGATTACGTGGCTGACAAGCTTGAAGAGATAGGTTTCACCGTAAATAGAATTTATAAGCCTGCTAGAGATGCTTTTCTCCTCTGGGGTGCCTTTGAACCAAGCAAACGTGGTGAGTGGCACATATACACGGCGGGTTGGGCTAATACGGCAATAACTGCGTATGATGATGATACTCCATGGTTCTGGTATTCGCCAGATAACATACCACTATGCCAAGAGTATCGTGGTCCACCATTACTCAGAGAGGCAATGGATAAACTTCATGCTGCTGAATATAAGTCAATAGAGGAGCGAAATGAGTTAGTTAAGAAAATCTCTGAGCTAGCATTATGGGATGGGGTCCACGTTTGGGTCCTAGATCAGTTAGTAAGCTTTCCTTCAAGCGATAAAATAGGAGATTCTGTGTTAGATATTTATGGTGGTGTTTGGAGCTTTTGGTTCCTGCGCACAATGAGGAGAGTTGAAGGTCCAGGAGGAGTTGTCAAATTTGGCAATAGACTAATGTTTATAGAGGGCTTTAATCCAATAGCCGGTTTCTCTTGGCTTTACGATGTGTTTGCATATTATTTAGTGGCTGATTATGGTGTATTTCCACACCCACATACTGGCAAATACATTCCCATTAGAGCAGAATTTAAAGTCACTACTGCGGGGCCGGAGGGCAAACTGAACGTTCCAGCCGACGCATTAATCTATGATCTATCTCTAGGAAAGTTTAAGCCTGTAGGCGAAGAAGTTAAAGCGACAAGTAAAGTTACCTTTAAGTTCACTCTGGGTAAGTGGCATCACGGTCAGCCTGTAACCAAAGCGGACATACTCTACAGTATAGCGGAAGTATTTAAGGTCGCGTCCGAGGAATCTCCACTTTATGATTCTGTAGCAGCGTCACCTGGAAGAGTTCTGTTTATAAAATCTTTTAGGGGCATCAAATTCACAGCTGATGATACAGCAGAGGTATACATAGACTATTGGCATGTAGACGATAGTTATATTGCTTCTGCCGCAAGCGTATGGCCTGACACTCCCTGGGAACTCTTTATGCTCATGAATGAGGCCGTCTTAAGAAAGGAGCTTGCTTGGTCGGTCGACATGGCTGACATATGGGGCGTGGATCAGCTAGATTTAACTAAAGGACGATCAATAGACATACTTAAAGCGATTCTGGATGAATTTATTGAAGAGAAACCTATACCATCAGAGCTTGAGGGTATAGTGTCTCCAAGCGATGCTGCTGCAAGATGGAACGCTCTTAAAGCATTCTATGAGGGCAGAGGGCACTTCTGGGTTAGTAACGGACCATATATGTTTGCTTCGGCAGATCCAGCAGCTCTACAAATGACCCTTGAAGCATTCAGAGAATATCCATTCAAAGCCAATAAGTGGGATGAAATGATTACTGTTAAGATTCCGAGCGTACGCGTAGCCAAGGCCCCAGAAGATGTTGTCCCAGGATTGAGCGCTACATTTAACCTAGCAGTTGAGGTTCAAGGTGTGCCATATGATAAGGCGGAAGTGAAATACTTAATAACCGACATTGCGGGTAATCTGATTCTATCAGGAATAGCTGCGCCTAAAGGCAGGGGAGCATTCGACATAACTCTTACCAGCGTTGATACTGGTAAAATGACGCCAGGAACATATTCGTTATTACTCATAGCGATCGGCGAGGAAGCTGCCCTTCCATCAACTTCCTCATATGCATTCATGGTAACGCCAGAAATCACATATTTTGAGCGTCTAGT belongs to Candidatus Bathyarchaeia archaeon and includes:
- a CDS encoding phosphotransferase, with the protein product IEWRWRLKKKAYRCARVHGDFHPWNILFREGTDFTVLDRSRGEWGEPADDLAAMTINYLFYSLQAYGEMKDPFKRLFELFWENYLDKTGDEEILTVIQPYYAWRGLVIASPIWYPNLTKETRTKIFNFIKNVLEVRKINLKDVNSLL
- a CDS encoding ABC transporter substrate-binding protein, producing the protein MKSVGKISLAILMTLCVAIALPVNFSVSEEIPYGPFPDTIIIFRHAAEATVLPMIERGDMDTWLYYLISPENVKKAEETPGIKVIKTYGGSIQLLVNPLETTEGFNPFSIREIREALNWLIDRHFIVNEIYHGRGVPRWTMFRTVSPDYSRIIEFAKSLEAKYGYDFEKAKAQIFEALTKAGAEYKEGKWYYNGEPITINFLIRPEDERKDLGDYVADKLEEIGFTVNRIYKPARDAFLLWGAFEPSKRGEWHIYTAGWANTAITAYDDDTPWFWYSPDNIPLCQEYRGPPLLREAMDKLHAAEYKSIEERNELVKKISELALWDGVHVWVLDQLVSFPSSDKIGDSVLDIYGGVWSFWFLRTMRRVEGPGGVVKFGNRLMFIEGFNPIAGFSWLYDVFAYYLVADYGVFPHPHTGKYIPIRAEFKVTTAGPEGKLNVPADALIYDLSLGKFKPVGEEVKATSKVTFKFTLGKWHHGQPVTKADILYSIAEVFKVASEESPLYDSVAASPGRVLFIKSFRGIKFTADDTAEVYIDYWHVDDSYIASAASVWPDTPWELFMLMNEAVLRKELAWSVDMADIWGVDQLDLTKGRSIDILKAILDEFIEEKPIPSELEGIVSPSDAAARWNALKAFYEGRGHFWVSNGPYMFASADPAALQMTLEAFREYPFKANKWDEMITVKIPSVRVAKAPEDVVPGLSATFNLAVEVQGVPYDKAEVKYLITDIAGNLILSGIAAPKGRGAFDITLTSVDTGKMTPGTYSLLLIAIGEEAALPSTSSYAFMVTPEITYFERLVKATEADLKNRISTLETDINSLSNSINNLSATLTSIQNTVNIVLVLSVVALIASITAIVLSLRKK